One genomic segment of Catalinimonas alkaloidigena includes these proteins:
- the nusB gene encoding transcription antitermination factor NusB — protein MLNRRILRAKAMQHVYAYKQCQRSNYELAFQYVQDAYEPDLNSMEVQDKHKLAEERKIATQLLEDYFQHKPLREAEEKHQKVAKEAIRQYEKQCRKDEEFLLNQMLSATERIADHYRLFLLLLLELSEESHRDQRKQHTFTAQPQMKDVQTNFYLNKVIQAIRDSQPLHQQLEERKLNWNAYTVEIRQWYKNNIKTDEEFKKYQLLEQPSLEEDISIVRYIVNNVMLKSEPIINVFEESDINWAENSKAIKSMVNKSVKSVGADAEHMEIVELTPNWEEDRDFLIELYKVTIKNDLEYEQLIKEKSKNWAVERIANLDSIVIKMAIAEMVHFRSIPVKVTINEYIDLSKNYSTHKSKQFVNGMLDVIAQELQERNMIRKSGRGLIDNQ, from the coding sequence ATGCTAAACAGAAGAATTTTAAGAGCTAAAGCGATGCAACATGTATATGCTTATAAGCAATGTCAACGCTCTAACTATGAGCTGGCATTTCAGTATGTACAGGATGCTTATGAGCCGGACCTTAACTCTATGGAGGTGCAGGACAAGCATAAGCTTGCAGAGGAGAGGAAAATCGCAACTCAACTGCTGGAAGACTATTTTCAGCATAAGCCTCTGCGAGAAGCTGAGGAAAAACATCAAAAAGTAGCGAAGGAGGCTATCCGCCAATATGAAAAGCAGTGCCGTAAAGACGAAGAGTTTTTGCTTAACCAGATGTTAAGCGCAACTGAAAGGATTGCCGACCATTACCGTTTGTTTCTACTTTTACTGCTGGAGTTGTCAGAAGAATCGCATCGTGATCAACGGAAGCAACACACCTTCACTGCGCAGCCCCAGATGAAAGATGTACAGACCAACTTTTATTTAAATAAAGTGATTCAGGCAATTAGAGATAGCCAGCCTTTGCATCAGCAGCTTGAAGAAAGAAAGCTCAATTGGAATGCTTATACTGTAGAGATCCGGCAGTGGTATAAGAACAATATCAAAACAGATGAAGAGTTTAAGAAATATCAGCTTCTGGAGCAGCCTAGTCTGGAGGAAGATATAAGCATCGTACGCTATATCGTTAATAATGTCATGCTGAAGAGTGAGCCTATTATTAATGTGTTTGAAGAGAGTGATATTAACTGGGCAGAAAATAGCAAGGCGATCAAGAGTATGGTCAACAAAAGTGTGAAGTCAGTTGGTGCTGATGCAGAGCATATGGAGATCGTAGAGCTTACGCCTAACTGGGAAGAGGACAGAGACTTTTTGATAGAATTATATAAAGTAACTATCAAAAATGACCTGGAATATGAGCAGTTGATCAAAGAGAAATCAAAAAACTGGGCGGTAGAACGGATCGCAAACCTGGATAGCATTGTCATCAAAATGGCAATAGCGGAGATGGTTCACTTCAGAAGCATTCCGGTTAAGGTTACCATAAACGAATATATAGACCTTTCTAAAAATTACAGTACGCATAAGAGCAAGCAGTTTGTAAATGGTATGCTGGACGTAATCGCTCAGGAGCTGCAGGAAAGAAATATGATCCGTAAAAGTGGAAGAGGCCTTATCGATAACCAATAG
- a CDS encoding dihydroorotase yields MATKICNARIVNEGKIEEADLLIEGKIISRIGKDLSALPATKTIDAQGLFLLPGLIDDQVHFREPGLTHKADIFTESRAAVAGGITSFMEMPNTVPNALTQELLEDKYQLAAKKSLANYSFFMGISNDNIQEVLKTNPKEVCGLKIFMGSSTGNMLVDNETTLRNVFQHAEMLVATHCEDEQTIRDNMQQFREKYGEDVPMEIHPLIRSAEACYKSSSLAVSLAKEYNTKLHILHISTGKETNLFDNSKPLSEKRITAEACIHHLWFDDSYYAEKGSLIKWNPAVKTKDDRDTILKALLDDKIDVIATDHAPHTLEEKQQTYFKAPSGGPLVQHSLVALLEMYHQGKISLEKIVEKACHNPAILFQIERRGFIREGYYADLVLVDLNNAWKVEKSNILAKCGWSPFEGQTFKSKVMHTLVSGHLAYTDGKLNDSEKGMRLHFDR; encoded by the coding sequence ATGGCTACCAAGATATGCAACGCTCGCATTGTCAATGAAGGCAAAATAGAAGAAGCAGACCTACTTATTGAAGGAAAAATAATCAGCAGAATTGGAAAGGATTTAAGTGCCTTACCTGCGACCAAAACCATTGACGCGCAGGGGCTTTTTCTCCTACCCGGGCTCATTGACGATCAAGTGCATTTTCGCGAGCCTGGCCTTACTCATAAGGCAGACATCTTCACAGAATCAAGAGCGGCTGTAGCGGGTGGCATCACCTCTTTTATGGAGATGCCCAACACCGTACCCAATGCGCTTACACAGGAACTCCTGGAAGATAAATACCAGCTTGCTGCAAAAAAATCTTTGGCTAATTACTCCTTCTTTATGGGGATATCAAATGACAACATACAAGAAGTGCTCAAGACTAACCCTAAAGAAGTTTGCGGACTTAAGATTTTTATGGGTTCTTCTACAGGTAATATGCTGGTAGATAATGAAACTACTTTACGGAATGTGTTCCAGCATGCTGAAATGCTGGTAGCAACCCATTGTGAAGATGAGCAAACTATCCGCGATAACATGCAGCAGTTTCGGGAAAAGTATGGAGAAGATGTTCCTATGGAAATACACCCTCTCATTCGCAGTGCTGAGGCTTGTTACAAATCCTCTTCCTTAGCAGTTAGTTTGGCTAAAGAATACAATACCAAGCTCCACATCCTTCACATCTCTACAGGTAAAGAAACTAATCTATTTGATAACAGTAAACCACTCAGTGAAAAGAGAATTACTGCCGAGGCCTGCATTCACCATCTTTGGTTTGATGACTCTTACTATGCGGAAAAAGGTTCTTTGATCAAATGGAATCCAGCTGTTAAAACCAAAGACGATCGGGACACCATCCTTAAGGCGTTACTGGATGACAAAATAGATGTAATCGCTACTGATCATGCCCCTCATACGCTGGAAGAAAAACAACAGACTTATTTTAAAGCCCCTTCAGGTGGCCCCCTGGTACAGCATAGCTTAGTTGCTCTTTTAGAAATGTATCATCAGGGAAAAATTTCACTTGAAAAAATTGTGGAAAAAGCCTGCCACAACCCTGCTATTCTTTTCCAGATTGAGCGGCGGGGATTTATCAGAGAAGGTTACTATGCCGACTTGGTACTGGTAGACCTTAATAACGCTTGGAAAGTAGAGAAATCTAATATACTAGCCAAATGTGGATGGTCACCTTTTGAAGGGCAAACATTTAAGTCAAAAGTAATGCACACCCTGGTTTCAGGCCATTTAGCTTATACTGATGGAAAACTGAACGACTCTGAAAAAGGGATGCGCCTTCATTTTGACCGTTAA
- a CDS encoding DUF1573 domain-containing protein, with protein sequence MMKRMKIGVLAFFSAGLMLTSCNNAALEEKVADLEQRVAELESNNPASASKTASLTKQISQPENNAPQGDAPAFEFEESSYDFGSITEGDVVEHVFKFTNTGEAPLVIQSASASCGCTVPSYPREPVAPGESGEIQVKFNSANKPGVQNKTVSITANTNPTITRLTIKSNVMPKGEQAAGPVRK encoded by the coding sequence ATGATGAAAAGAATGAAAATTGGCGTATTAGCTTTTTTCTCAGCGGGACTAATGCTTACGTCCTGCAATAATGCTGCATTAGAAGAGAAAGTAGCTGACCTGGAGCAAAGAGTCGCTGAGCTTGAATCCAATAATCCTGCCTCCGCATCCAAAACGGCTTCACTTACCAAACAAATAAGCCAGCCTGAAAACAATGCTCCCCAAGGTGATGCCCCTGCGTTTGAGTTTGAAGAGAGCTCTTACGACTTCGGTTCTATTACTGAAGGAGATGTGGTAGAGCATGTTTTTAAATTTACTAACACTGGTGAGGCGCCTTTAGTCATTCAGAGTGCTTCTGCTTCATGCGGATGTACAGTGCCTAGCTATCCCCGTGAGCCGGTAGCTCCTGGTGAGAGTGGTGAAATTCAGGTGAAGTTTAACAGTGCTAACAAACCGGGTGTACAAAACAAAACGGTGAGCATTACCGCGAATACCAATCCTACAATCACCAGGCTGACAATTAAGAGTAATGTAATGCCTAAGGGCGAGCAGGCAGCAGGCCCTGTCAGAAAATAG
- a CDS encoding YtxH domain-containing protein: MSKTGSSLLVFFSGLLAGTLVGILYAPDSGINTRDRVTFRLEKYKGKLEELLSDLVRSKEQFPESVAKSDGERVINDAREKAKQLLDDVDNLLGQIKK, translated from the coding sequence ATGAGCAAAACGGGTAGTAGTTTGTTGGTGTTTTTTTCTGGTTTGCTAGCCGGTACACTTGTAGGGATTTTGTATGCCCCTGATTCGGGTATTAACACCAGAGACAGAGTAACATTTAGGTTGGAGAAGTATAAAGGAAAGCTGGAGGAACTGTTATCTGACCTGGTTCGTTCTAAGGAACAATTTCCTGAGAGTGTGGCTAAGTCTGATGGCGAGCGCGTCATCAACGATGCCAGAGAAAAAGCCAAACAACTTTTGGATGATGTTGATAATCTGCTTGGTCAGATTAAAAAGTAA
- a CDS encoding Glu/Leu/Phe/Val family dehydrogenase, whose product MKVKTVESVLENSKSKPLDVFEIMAQYGHEQLVQCYDEATGLKAVIGIHSTVLGPAMGGTRMWNYATHEEGIIDALRLSRGMTYKSAISGLNVGGGKAVLIGDAKKLKSEVYLRRFGKFIESLSGKYVTAGDVNISTRDLEYIHMETSHVTGLPETLGGGGSSSLITAFGVYMGIKAAAKQAFGSDALEKKKVMVQGVGAVGMKLVEYLTKESCEVFVSDVEEKRLQTASREYGAQVVNYEHIFDIETDIYAPCALGATLNDHSIPLLRCQAIAGGANNQLEDEHRHGQMLVDKGIVYAPDFLVNAGGIMAVAAEYFGEFHKDYLYEKAETIYDRCLEVLKEASAHNRNAQFVAMQMAEQRIAAVGQLNQTF is encoded by the coding sequence ATGAAAGTAAAAACAGTAGAAAGTGTATTGGAGAATTCAAAAAGCAAACCGCTTGATGTATTTGAGATAATGGCTCAATACGGACACGAGCAGTTGGTACAATGTTATGATGAGGCAACGGGTCTTAAAGCGGTGATCGGCATTCATTCTACTGTGCTTGGCCCTGCAATGGGCGGTACTCGTATGTGGAATTATGCTACCCACGAAGAAGGTATAATAGACGCATTACGTCTGTCACGGGGAATGACCTATAAGTCAGCTATTTCAGGACTTAACGTAGGGGGAGGCAAGGCTGTGCTGATCGGAGATGCTAAAAAGCTGAAATCCGAAGTGTATCTGCGTCGCTTCGGCAAATTTATAGAAAGCCTGAGCGGCAAATATGTAACTGCCGGAGATGTAAATATCAGTACCCGCGACCTGGAATATATCCATATGGAAACCTCACATGTTACCGGTCTCCCTGAGACTCTGGGGGGCGGGGGCTCATCTTCGCTTATCACAGCCTTCGGGGTATATATGGGAATAAAGGCCGCTGCCAAGCAAGCTTTTGGCAGTGATGCTCTGGAAAAAAAGAAAGTGATGGTGCAGGGTGTAGGTGCTGTAGGCATGAAACTGGTGGAGTACCTTACCAAAGAAAGTTGTGAAGTTTTTGTCTCTGATGTAGAAGAGAAAAGGTTGCAAACGGCCTCTCGTGAATATGGAGCACAGGTAGTAAACTATGAACATATTTTTGATATTGAAACCGATATTTATGCGCCCTGTGCATTAGGAGCTACTCTCAACGACCATAGTATTCCTTTACTCAGATGTCAGGCCATAGCTGGTGGAGCCAATAATCAGCTGGAAGATGAACATAGACATGGACAGATGCTGGTGGATAAGGGAATTGTTTATGCTCCTGATTTTTTAGTAAACGCAGGGGGAATTATGGCAGTAGCAGCAGAATATTTTGGTGAATTTCATAAAGATTATCTGTACGAGAAGGCAGAAACAATATACGATAGATGCCTGGAGGTACTAAAAGAAGCTTCCGCACATAATAGGAATGCGCAGTTTGTAGCTATGCAAATGGCAGAGCAGAGAATCGCTGCCGTAGGTCAGTTAAATCAGACGTTTTAA
- a CDS encoding NUMOD4 domain-containing protein, with translation MSLDRYRNEVWKEIDFETELPHALYEVSSHGRVKSYAVDKKKGRIMKGSDVNGYLSVMVRLGKKVSQTHYIHRLVAMAFLPRQSDDHRYVVHLDYDKKNNSRYNLKWMTEEELTKHNNSNPAILRSRTTGYKLTESDVRVIKRLLKSNKTRLSMIAKRFNITHTQLNRIRSGENWGNVTI, from the coding sequence ATGAGTTTAGACCGGTATAGAAACGAGGTCTGGAAAGAAATAGACTTCGAAACAGAATTGCCTCATGCCCTTTATGAGGTTTCCAGTCATGGCAGGGTGAAAAGTTATGCTGTTGATAAAAAGAAAGGACGCATCATGAAAGGGTCAGACGTAAATGGCTACCTTTCTGTAATGGTAAGGTTAGGAAAAAAAGTTTCACAGACCCATTACATCCATAGGTTAGTAGCCATGGCTTTCCTGCCCCGTCAGAGCGATGATCATCGATATGTGGTTCACCTGGATTATGATAAGAAGAATAATAGTAGGTATAACCTGAAATGGATGACCGAGGAAGAACTGACCAAACATAACAATAGCAATCCGGCAATATTACGCAGTAGGACTACAGGTTATAAACTTACTGAGTCAGATGTAAGAGTAATCAAACGGTTATTGAAGAGTAATAAAACAAGGCTGAGCATGATCGCTAAGCGCTTTAATATTACACATACCCAATTGAACAGAATAAGATCGGGTGAGAACTGGGGGAATGTTACCATCTGA
- a CDS encoding OmpA family protein, with product MRNKLAYLSFFVTAVFLLAACNAGKRALVKGFNSFEGGDYNVAIDHYKVAIDNGMETTLSNYKIAEAYRLSNRLQEAMPYYEAAIESGIPDTSAVFHYAMSLKQNGEYDKAKEELKEYIEYSEDTVLEFTGWAQQELDNLDRLGSILSKDVYYEIKNEEYLNTEGAEYAPTVHRGTFYFTTSRNSEKIYKATGTGFTNIMQAPIENGLIKIEEARTLGEEFANEIVNEGAITFSPDGRIMVFARGNSGKRKSTRDVNLYISRYQRGEWSTPEIMTISDPEAWDSTPAFSRDGRTLYFSSNRPGGYGGNDLYSARVDNRGRWSSVRNMGEAINTPGHEMFPYVTDDGKLYFSSDGHPSMGALDIFVAIRKDGQITIENLGPPVNSTADDFGMTFTSIKDGYFTSNRAEGKGDDDIYAFVNNDPELKTVNYFLAGITVTEEEDTGEEKKLEDVKVSLGFPEGSAIDTQNSGEEGAFKFAVEGGTNYELVGEKEGYFTTRVPFSTVGKTIPQEELVEMVTDTTFTTKLVLNKIVLDKAIVLENIYYEFDESFITDAAAVELDKLVKILEDNPQISIELSSHTDSRGDNDYNQELSQRRAESAVQYLVDSGINPERITARGYGEEQLIIKNAMTEEQHEINRRTEFKVTRVDNSRADASE from the coding sequence ATGAGAAATAAATTAGCGTATCTGTCTTTTTTCGTGACTGCCGTGTTCCTGCTTGCGGCTTGTAATGCAGGGAAGAGGGCGCTCGTTAAAGGATTCAACAGTTTTGAGGGTGGTGACTATAATGTGGCCATTGATCATTATAAAGTAGCCATTGACAATGGCATGGAAACCACGCTGTCAAATTATAAGATTGCTGAAGCATATCGTTTGAGTAACCGCCTGCAGGAAGCTATGCCTTACTATGAAGCTGCTATTGAATCAGGTATCCCCGACACTTCGGCAGTGTTTCATTATGCTATGTCTCTTAAGCAAAATGGTGAGTATGATAAAGCCAAAGAAGAGCTAAAGGAATACATTGAATACTCAGAAGATACTGTATTGGAGTTTACCGGATGGGCACAGCAGGAGTTAGATAATCTGGACAGGCTGGGCAGTATTTTATCTAAAGATGTTTACTATGAGATTAAAAATGAAGAGTACTTAAATACTGAAGGTGCTGAATATGCTCCTACCGTACATAGGGGAACGTTTTATTTTACCACTTCCCGTAATAGCGAAAAAATATACAAGGCCACGGGGACTGGCTTTACCAATATTATGCAGGCTCCTATAGAGAATGGCCTTATTAAAATTGAAGAAGCTCGTACGCTGGGGGAAGAGTTTGCAAATGAGATCGTTAACGAAGGCGCTATCACCTTCTCTCCTGATGGACGTATCATGGTCTTTGCTCGAGGCAACAGTGGCAAGCGCAAAAGTACGCGCGATGTCAATCTCTATATTTCCCGCTATCAGCGTGGAGAATGGTCTACTCCTGAGATCATGACGATTAGCGACCCTGAGGCCTGGGATTCTACACCAGCTTTTAGCCGAGACGGGCGTACCCTTTATTTTTCTTCTAACCGCCCGGGGGGTTATGGTGGCAATGACCTGTACTCTGCACGTGTAGACAATAGGGGGCGCTGGAGCAGTGTTCGTAACATGGGTGAGGCAATTAATACACCCGGACACGAGATGTTTCCTTACGTTACAGATGATGGAAAATTATACTTCTCTTCTGACGGACATCCAAGTATGGGTGCTTTAGATATTTTCGTGGCTATCCGTAAGGATGGGCAAATTACTATTGAGAACTTAGGCCCCCCTGTAAACTCTACAGCTGATGATTTTGGAATGACTTTTACTTCCATTAAGGATGGGTACTTTACCTCTAACCGTGCTGAAGGAAAAGGAGATGATGATATTTATGCTTTTGTCAATAATGACCCTGAACTTAAAACAGTCAACTACTTCCTGGCAGGTATCACCGTAACGGAGGAAGAAGACACTGGTGAAGAGAAAAAACTGGAAGATGTCAAAGTAAGCCTTGGCTTTCCTGAAGGGAGCGCCATTGATACGCAAAACTCAGGTGAGGAAGGAGCATTTAAATTTGCTGTAGAAGGCGGAACAAACTACGAGTTGGTGGGAGAGAAAGAAGGATATTTTACCACTCGCGTTCCTTTCAGTACAGTAGGGAAAACCATCCCCCAGGAAGAACTGGTAGAAATGGTAACTGACACTACTTTTACCACCAAACTTGTACTTAACAAGATTGTCCTGGATAAAGCTATCGTACTTGAAAATATTTATTACGAATTTGATGAATCTTTTATCACCGATGCTGCTGCGGTAGAGCTGGACAAATTGGTAAAAATACTGGAGGACAATCCTCAGATCAGTATAGAGCTTAGTTCTCATACTGACTCTCGGGGCGATAACGATTATAACCAAGAGCTTTCTCAGCGTAGGGCTGAGTCTGCAGTACAGTATCTGGTAGATAGCGGCATCAATCCTGAACGTATTACGGCCCGTGGATACGGAGAAGAGCAGCTGATCATCAAAAATGCTATGACAGAAGAACAGCATGAGATCAACCGTAGAACAGAGTTCAAAGTGACCCGTGTGGATAACAGCCGGGCGGATGCGTCAGAGTAG
- the coaE gene encoding dephospho-CoA kinase (Dephospho-CoA kinase (CoaE) performs the final step in coenzyme A biosynthesis.), whose product MCNNFFSVGITGGIGSGKSLICKIFLVLGVPVYSSDERAKWLLSHDDLLKNQIIQQFGEEAYDQEGKLNRSYLANTIFTDEERRQQLNALVHPRVGADFDKWRASCSASPYVLKEAALLFETGSYRQLDKIINVSAPKALRIQRVLLRDIHRSKEQLEAIMAKQWSDKQREELADFTIKNNEKELVLPEVIKIHKHLLKISY is encoded by the coding sequence ATGTGCAATAATTTTTTTTCGGTGGGAATTACCGGAGGAATTGGATCTGGAAAAAGCCTGATCTGTAAAATTTTTTTAGTACTGGGAGTACCTGTTTATTCGTCAGATGAACGTGCTAAGTGGCTTCTGTCCCATGATGATCTTCTTAAAAATCAAATTATTCAGCAATTTGGTGAGGAAGCATATGACCAGGAGGGAAAGCTCAATCGTTCTTATCTGGCCAATACTATTTTTACTGATGAAGAGAGAAGGCAGCAGCTAAATGCTTTAGTTCATCCCAGAGTGGGTGCTGATTTTGACAAATGGCGAGCCAGTTGTAGTGCTAGCCCCTACGTATTGAAAGAAGCAGCTTTACTTTTTGAAACAGGTAGTTACAGACAGCTTGATAAAATTATCAATGTAAGTGCTCCGAAAGCGCTACGAATACAGAGAGTTTTGCTTAGAGATATACACAGAAGTAAGGAGCAACTAGAAGCTATTATGGCTAAACAATGGTCTGATAAACAAAGAGAGGAGTTAGCAGACTTTACAATCAAAAATAATGAGAAGGAACTGGTGCTTCCTGAAGTAATTAAAATTCATAAACATTTGCTTAAAATATCATACTGA
- the yajC gene encoding preprotein translocase subunit YajC yields MLTSILLQATEGQGGLIGNLILIGGIALIFYFFMIRPQQKKQKDQRNFISAVKKGDMVVTVGGVHGKVISVEDDTFILEVDRGAKIKFEKSSISLESSKKYATNS; encoded by the coding sequence ATGCTAACATCCATCCTATTACAGGCCACCGAAGGACAAGGTGGCCTTATCGGCAACTTAATTCTCATTGGAGGTATTGCCTTAATTTTCTACTTTTTTATGATTCGTCCCCAACAGAAAAAACAAAAAGACCAGCGCAATTTTATAAGTGCAGTGAAGAAAGGGGATATGGTGGTGACTGTTGGTGGCGTGCACGGAAAAGTCATCAGCGTAGAAGATGATACCTTTATATTAGAAGTAGATCGAGGAGCCAAAATCAAATTTGAGAAAAGCTCTATCTCACTAGAATCTAGTAAGAAGTACGCAACGAATTCCTGA
- a CDS encoding endonuclease/exonuclease/phosphatase family protein — translation MLAYLSPYISPASLWITGFLSLAIPVLLLINIALLCFLLVRLQTLSLLHLCVLVLGYPYIASSFSYNPKPVVEEGKTRISVLNYNVRVFNTYAYLQNKNIPGKSMVNWLANTDADIKCLQEFYNDNSSDIFNTTEKLGGETHDQVVVKPAFVNRIGAQFGLAIFSRYPIIYSGDVNLDDIPHQHAIFADINVGQDTIRIYNIHLQSMSIDENKIGDFEQENYLNIAKKLKFGFIERAKQVDNLVQHIGQSPYPVIVCGDFNDLPYSYTYFTLKEHLSNAFEEAGNGFGFSYNGKLFFLRIDHQFYSEQLQPLWYRTHRDVPYSDHFPIQTEYVLHN, via the coding sequence ATGCTTGCATACCTTAGCCCTTATATTTCTCCTGCCAGTTTATGGATTACGGGTTTTCTATCATTGGCTATTCCTGTACTTCTTCTGATTAATATTGCTTTACTTTGTTTTCTTTTGGTTAGGCTACAGACCTTATCTTTACTTCATTTATGTGTTTTAGTGCTAGGATATCCCTACATCGCTTCCAGTTTCTCGTATAATCCTAAGCCGGTGGTGGAAGAAGGAAAAACGCGCATAAGCGTGCTCAATTATAATGTGAGGGTATTTAATACCTATGCCTACCTACAGAACAAGAACATTCCGGGTAAGTCTATGGTCAACTGGCTTGCCAATACCGATGCTGATATCAAATGTTTGCAAGAGTTTTATAATGATAATAGTTCAGACATCTTCAATACGACAGAAAAGCTAGGCGGGGAAACACACGATCAGGTGGTTGTAAAACCAGCTTTTGTAAACCGGATTGGCGCTCAGTTTGGGCTGGCTATCTTTAGTCGCTATCCGATTATTTATTCTGGAGACGTCAACCTGGACGACATCCCCCATCAGCACGCTATATTCGCTGATATAAATGTAGGGCAGGATACTATTCGGATATACAACATTCACCTTCAATCTATGAGCATTGATGAGAATAAGATTGGTGATTTTGAACAGGAAAACTATCTGAATATCGCTAAAAAGCTAAAGTTTGGTTTCATTGAGCGCGCCAAGCAGGTAGATAATCTGGTGCAGCACATTGGGCAAAGTCCATACCCGGTAATCGTGTGTGGGGATTTTAATGATCTTCCCTACAGCTATACTTATTTTACACTTAAGGAGCACTTATCCAATGCTTTTGAGGAGGCGGGAAATGGCTTTGGTTTTAGCTATAACGGAAAGCTTTTTTTTCTGAGAATCGATCACCAGTTTTATAGTGAACAATTGCAACCCTTATGGTATCGTACCCACCGGGATGTGCCTTACTCTGACCACTTCCCAATTCAAACAGAGTATGTATTGCATAATTAG
- a CDS encoding AIR synthase related protein: protein MSNRYNQRGVSASKEDVHQAIKNLDKGIFPAAFCKIVPDVLGGDPEYCNIMHADGAGTKSSLAYLYWKETGDLSVWKGIAQDAIIMNIDDLICVGALDNILLSSTIGRNKNLIPGEVIAKIIEGTEEVLAMLRSHGIDIISTGGETADVGDLVRTIIVDSTVTTRMRRDHVITNEHIQPGDVIIGLASFGKATYENSYNGGMGSNGLTSARHDVFHHDLAAKYPESFDPQVPKSLVYSGSRFLTEKFVSETGEHLDIGKLVLAPTRTYAPLMKQVLDQHRNNIHGLIHCSGGAQTKVLNFVNDLHIIKDKLFDTPPLFSIIQEESKTDWKEMYKVFNMGHRLEVYIAEQYAQSIIEIANSFGVEAKIIGNVEGSAEKKVTIKGAHGTFTYS, encoded by the coding sequence ATGAGTAATAGATATAACCAACGTGGTGTCTCTGCTTCTAAAGAAGACGTACACCAGGCCATCAAAAACCTGGATAAAGGTATTTTTCCTGCTGCGTTTTGTAAAATAGTTCCTGATGTATTAGGAGGGGACCCCGAATACTGCAACATTATGCACGCCGATGGTGCTGGCACTAAGTCTTCTCTGGCCTATCTTTACTGGAAAGAAACCGGGGACTTATCGGTCTGGAAGGGCATAGCTCAGGATGCCATCATCATGAATATTGATGACCTTATCTGTGTAGGTGCGCTGGATAACATTCTTTTATCTTCTACCATCGGCCGTAATAAAAACCTTATCCCTGGTGAGGTGATTGCCAAAATTATTGAGGGCACAGAAGAAGTGTTGGCAATGCTTCGCTCTCACGGCATTGACATCATCAGTACCGGTGGCGAAACTGCTGATGTGGGAGACCTTGTCCGAACGATCATAGTAGACAGTACCGTAACCACCCGTATGCGCCGTGATCATGTGATTACCAATGAGCACATACAGCCCGGAGATGTCATTATTGGATTGGCTTCTTTTGGAAAAGCTACTTATGAAAACAGCTATAATGGTGGGATGGGCAGCAATGGCCTTACATCCGCTCGCCATGATGTATTCCATCATGATCTTGCTGCTAAATATCCCGAAAGCTTTGATCCTCAGGTACCAAAATCACTCGTGTATAGTGGAAGTCGTTTTCTTACTGAAAAATTTGTATCGGAAACAGGAGAGCATCTGGATATAGGGAAATTAGTATTGGCTCCTACACGCACCTATGCTCCTTTGATGAAACAGGTACTAGATCAGCATCGCAATAACATACATGGCCTGATACACTGTAGTGGAGGAGCACAAACCAAAGTGCTCAATTTTGTTAATGATCTACACATTATCAAAGACAAGCTATTTGACACACCTCCTCTCTTCTCGATTATTCAAGAGGAAAGTAAGACCGATTGGAAAGAAATGTACAAAGTATTCAATATGGGGCACCGTTTGGAAGTGTACATTGCAGAGCAATATGCTCAATCCATCATAGAGATTGCCAATTCATTTGGGGTAGAAGCTAAGATAATTGGAAACGTAGAGGGCTCAGCTGAAAAGAAGGTGACTATAAAAGGGGCGCATGGTACTTTTACATACTCGTAA